The following coding sequences lie in one Rutidosis leptorrhynchoides isolate AG116_Rl617_1_P2 chromosome 6, CSIRO_AGI_Rlap_v1, whole genome shotgun sequence genomic window:
- the LOC139856168 gene encoding probable catabolite repression protein creC isoform X2 — protein sequence MFITSTSNPMTSSASNNYNTACTTGTSGSGGQQPAGLKTYFKTPEGRYKLKYEKSHPTGFLHYAHGKSVTQVTLACVKEKSTVSLPSSSSSLSLGVGSGVRSAAAKLLGGNGSKTLGIVGGNGGSSKLLSGTSKVGLSGTSNTNSYSNNNINFDGKGTYLVFNVGDAIFISDLSSQDKDPIKSIHFSNSNPISHAFNPDARDGHDLLIGLNCGDVYSVSLRLQLQDIGKKLVGAQHYNKDGCVNNSRCTSIAWVPNGDGTFVVAHADGNMYVYEKFKEGDPSFPAIKDPTQFSVSHARYSKNPIARWHICQGSINSITFSGDGAYIATVGRDGYLRVFDFKTEQLVCGGKSYYGALLCCSWSMDGKYILTGGEDDLVQVWSMEERKVVAWGEGHSSWVSGVAFDSYWSAPNTDDAENVVYRFGSVGQDTQLLLWDLEMNEIVVPLRRAAGGSPTFSTGSQSAHWDNGGPVGGLQPAPSMRDVPIISPLVVHRAESEPLSGLIFTRDSILTVCREGHIKIWTRPTSDSESVSDLNLNEKPFKVGTISSNIRQ from the exons ATGTTCATTACCTCCACAAGTAATCCAATGACGTCATCAGCCTCTAACAACTACAACACCGCCTGTACCACTGGTACATCCGGCTCCGGCGGACAACAACCGGCCGGATTGAAAACCTATTTTAAAACACCGGAAGGAAGATATAAACTTAAATATGAGAAATCACATCCTACCGGCTTCCTTCACTACGCTCATGGCAAATCAGTTACTCAG GTGACTTTGGCATGTGTCAAGGAGAAATCTACAGTGTCATTGCCATCATCATCGTCGTCGTTAAGTTTAGGTGTTGGGAGTGGGGTCCGTTCAGCAGCTGCAAAGTTATTAGGAGGAAATGGGAGTAAGACGCTTGGTATTGTTGGTGGGAATGGTGGAAGTAGTAAGTTATTGAGTGGGACCAGTAAAGTAGGGTTATCGGGTACTTCAAATACTAATAGTTactctaataataatataaactttGATGGGAAGGGGACTTACTTGGTGTTTAATGTTGGTGATGCTATTTTCATCAGTGATTTGAGTTCACAGGATAAG GATCCAATAAAGTCTATACATTTTAGCAATTCAAATCCCATTTCTCATGCCTTTAATCCGGATGCTCGAGATGGACATGATTTACTCATTGGATTGAATTGTGGAGACG TTTATTCAGTCTCATTAAGACTACAATTACAAGATATTGGAAAAAAGCTTGTTGGAGCCCAGCATTATAACAAAGATGGATGTGTAAATAACAG TCGTTGCACTAGTATTGCGTGGGTTCCTAATGGCGATGGCACATTTGTGGTTGCACATGCAGATGGTAATATGTACGTATATGAAAag TTTAAAGAAGGTGATCCTTCTTTTCCTGCTATCAAGGATCCAACTCAATTTTCTGTTTCACATGCACGCTACAGTAAG AATCCAATTGCTCGATGGCATATATGCCAGGGTTCGATAAACAGCATCACATTTTCAGGTGATGGTGCATATATTGCGACTGTTGGAAGGGATG GTTATCTTCGAGTGTTTGACTTCAAGACTGAACAACTCGTATGTGGGGGTAAAAGCTATTATGGTGCTTTATTATGTTGCTCTTGGAG CATGGATGGAAAGTACATATTAACTGGAGGTGAAGATGACTTGGTTCAGGTGTGGAGTATGGAAGAACGTAAAGTTGTTGCATGGGGTGAAGGGCATAGTTCATGG GTGAGCGGTGTTGCGTTTGACTCGTACTGGTCAGCTCCAAATACCGATGATGCTGAAAATGTTGTATACCGATTCGGTTCAGTTGGTCAG GACACACAATTGTTACTGTGGGACCTGGAAATGAATGAGATAGTGGTGCCATTACGTCGTGCTGCAGGTGGTTCACCCACGTTCAGTACTGGAAGCCAGTCTGCTCATTGGGACAACGGTGGCCCTGTTGGTGGGTTACAACCTGCACCAAGCATGCGAGACGTTCCAATCATATCCCCTTTGGTGGTTCATCGTGCTGAGTCAGAACCTCTTTCTGGTTTAATATTCACTCGGGATTCGATATTGACTGTTTGTCGAGAAGGCCATATAAAAATTTGGACCAGGCCAACTTCAGATTCAGAATCTGTTTCGGATTTAAATTTGAACGAGAAGCCTTTCAAAGTGGGAACCATTAGTAGTAACATCAGACAATGA
- the LOC139856169 gene encoding probable E3 ubiquitin-protein ligase LUL2, with the protein MGNVGSNHSNGRRRNSGGSNRRGNHHTQHQQPPPPPPQQPPPVVFAAATPYPPQYPNPTHNLHPYHQYPTGAYYGPPPMPALPLPDHHHHRMPMMMDPAATAWVGGRYACPPVMHHPTPYVDHQKAVTIRNDVNLKKETLKIEADDENPGKFLVSFTFDATVACSITLYFFAKEGEDCNLTTDKTNSIPPITVSFQEGLGQKFKQKLGTGIDLSTYDESQLTIGNETSVYPLSVKAEATPSLSEDGNKDPGVTNSQITNAVFEKVKGEYKVRVVKQILWVNGTRYELQEIYGIGNSVDGGGDFDGNDPCKECVICLSEPRDTTVLPCRHMCMCSGCAKVLRFQTNRCPICRQPVERLLEIKVNNGAEE; encoded by the exons atgGGAAATGTTGGAAGCAACCATTCCAATGGCCGGAGAAGAAACAGCGGCGGAAGCAACCGGCGGGGAAACCACCACACCCAGCACCAACAACCACCGCCGCCGCCGCCCCAACAACCACCACCGGTTGTTTTTGCCGCTGCCACACCATACCCACCTCAATACCCAAACCCTACCCATAACCTTCACCCATATCACCAGTATCCAACCGGAGCATACTACGGACCGCCGCCGATGCCGGCCTTGCCATTACCGGACCACCACCACCACCGTATGCCAATGATGATGGACCCAGCTGCGACGGCGTGGGTTGGTGGGAGGTACGCTTGTCCACCGGTGATGCACCATCCTACACCTTATGTTGATCATCAAAAAGCAGTGACTATAAGAAATGATGTTAATTTAAAAAAAGAAACTTTAAAGATTGAAGCTGATGATGAAAACCCtggaaagtttcttgtttctttcaCTTTTGATGCCACTGTTGCTTGCAG CATTACCCTCTATTTTTTTGCAAAAGAGGGGGAAGACTGTAACTTAACAACAGATAAAACAAACTCGATTCCACCAATAACCGTAAGTTTCCAAGAAGGTTTAGGACAAAAGTTTAAACAAAAACTGGGAACGGGAATTGATCTTTCTACGTACGATGAATCACAATTAACAATCGGGAATGAAACAAGTGTATATCCTCTGTCAGTGAAAGCAGAAGCAACCCCTAGTTTATCAGAAGACGGGAATAAAGATCCCGGTGTTACTAATTCCCAgataacgaatgcagtttttgaaaaagttAAAGGTGAATATAAAGTTAGAGTAGTGAAACAGATATTGTGGGTGAATGGAACAAGATATGAGTTGCAAGAGATTTACGGGATCGGGAATTcggttgatggtggtggtgatttTGATGGTAATGATCCGTGTAAAGAATGTGTTATTTGTTTATCGGAACCTCGAGACACCACCGTTCTTCCTTGTCGTCACATG TGCATGTGCAGTGGGTGCGCTAAAGTCTTGAGGTTTCAAACAAACCGATGCCCGATTTGTCGGCAACCGGTTGAGAGGCTTTTGGAAATTAAGGTCAACAATGGAGCCGAAGAATAA
- the LOC139856168 gene encoding probable catabolite repression protein creC isoform X1, translating to MFITSTSNPMTSSASNNYNTACTTGTSGSGGQQPAGLKTYFKTPEGRYKLKYEKSHPTGFLHYAHGKSVTQVTLACVKEKSTVSLPSSSSSLSLGVGSGVRSAAAKLLGGNGSKTLGIVGGNGGSSKLLSGTSKVGLSGTSNTNSYSNNNINFDGKGTYLVFNVGDAIFISDLSSQDKDPIKSIHFSNSNPISHAFNPDARDGHDLLIGLNCGDVYSVSLRLQLQDIGKKLVGAQHYNKDGCVNNSRCTSIAWVPNGDGTFVVAHADGNMYVYEKFKEGDPSFPAIKDPTQFSVSHARYSKNPIARWHICQGSINSITFSGDGAYIATVGRDGYLRVFDFKTEQLVCGGKSYYGALLCCSWSMDGKYILTGGEDDLVQVWSMEERKVVAWGEGHSSWLRFQVSGVAFDSYWSAPNTDDAENVVYRFGSVGQDTQLLLWDLEMNEIVVPLRRAAGGSPTFSTGSQSAHWDNGGPVGGLQPAPSMRDVPIISPLVVHRAESEPLSGLIFTRDSILTVCREGHIKIWTRPTSDSESVSDLNLNEKPFKVGTISSNIRQ from the exons ATGTTCATTACCTCCACAAGTAATCCAATGACGTCATCAGCCTCTAACAACTACAACACCGCCTGTACCACTGGTACATCCGGCTCCGGCGGACAACAACCGGCCGGATTGAAAACCTATTTTAAAACACCGGAAGGAAGATATAAACTTAAATATGAGAAATCACATCCTACCGGCTTCCTTCACTACGCTCATGGCAAATCAGTTACTCAG GTGACTTTGGCATGTGTCAAGGAGAAATCTACAGTGTCATTGCCATCATCATCGTCGTCGTTAAGTTTAGGTGTTGGGAGTGGGGTCCGTTCAGCAGCTGCAAAGTTATTAGGAGGAAATGGGAGTAAGACGCTTGGTATTGTTGGTGGGAATGGTGGAAGTAGTAAGTTATTGAGTGGGACCAGTAAAGTAGGGTTATCGGGTACTTCAAATACTAATAGTTactctaataataatataaactttGATGGGAAGGGGACTTACTTGGTGTTTAATGTTGGTGATGCTATTTTCATCAGTGATTTGAGTTCACAGGATAAG GATCCAATAAAGTCTATACATTTTAGCAATTCAAATCCCATTTCTCATGCCTTTAATCCGGATGCTCGAGATGGACATGATTTACTCATTGGATTGAATTGTGGAGACG TTTATTCAGTCTCATTAAGACTACAATTACAAGATATTGGAAAAAAGCTTGTTGGAGCCCAGCATTATAACAAAGATGGATGTGTAAATAACAG TCGTTGCACTAGTATTGCGTGGGTTCCTAATGGCGATGGCACATTTGTGGTTGCACATGCAGATGGTAATATGTACGTATATGAAAag TTTAAAGAAGGTGATCCTTCTTTTCCTGCTATCAAGGATCCAACTCAATTTTCTGTTTCACATGCACGCTACAGTAAG AATCCAATTGCTCGATGGCATATATGCCAGGGTTCGATAAACAGCATCACATTTTCAGGTGATGGTGCATATATTGCGACTGTTGGAAGGGATG GTTATCTTCGAGTGTTTGACTTCAAGACTGAACAACTCGTATGTGGGGGTAAAAGCTATTATGGTGCTTTATTATGTTGCTCTTGGAG CATGGATGGAAAGTACATATTAACTGGAGGTGAAGATGACTTGGTTCAGGTGTGGAGTATGGAAGAACGTAAAGTTGTTGCATGGGGTGAAGGGCATAGTTCATGG CTACGGTTTCAGGTGAGCGGTGTTGCGTTTGACTCGTACTGGTCAGCTCCAAATACCGATGATGCTGAAAATGTTGTATACCGATTCGGTTCAGTTGGTCAG GACACACAATTGTTACTGTGGGACCTGGAAATGAATGAGATAGTGGTGCCATTACGTCGTGCTGCAGGTGGTTCACCCACGTTCAGTACTGGAAGCCAGTCTGCTCATTGGGACAACGGTGGCCCTGTTGGTGGGTTACAACCTGCACCAAGCATGCGAGACGTTCCAATCATATCCCCTTTGGTGGTTCATCGTGCTGAGTCAGAACCTCTTTCTGGTTTAATATTCACTCGGGATTCGATATTGACTGTTTGTCGAGAAGGCCATATAAAAATTTGGACCAGGCCAACTTCAGATTCAGAATCTGTTTCGGATTTAAATTTGAACGAGAAGCCTTTCAAAGTGGGAACCATTAGTAGTAACATCAGACAATGA